The following DNA comes from Cytophagales bacterium.
CCAAATCCACAATGTTTCCAGCATTCTGCCCAATGAATTGCGTAATGACAGTGATCAGTCCGATCTTATCGGGACAGTGGATGAGTAAAATAGCTTGATCAGAGTTGTTAGCAGACATGTTTTTGATCGTTACAACTCATTTCTGGGTGCAGCGAAATTAGTCTACCTGTCTATTTCGACCTTATAAACTGAAGATTTCTTTGAAGCCCAGCAAACTTTGTTCGCTTCACTGCTGATTTTTTAAAGACCTTGCGAAAGGTCTCTTCGGTGAGTTCCATCCAATCTTGCTCTTGAAAACCTTCCCACCCCTGTGGTTGAAAAGCTGGCTCGGCATTAGGTTTTGAGAAGCGATTCCAGGGACAAACATCCTGACAGATGTCGCATCCAAACGCCCATCCTTCCATTTTTCCCTTGAATGCTTCAGGAATAGATTCCTTTAATTCAATTGTGAGATAGGAAATGCACTTGCTTCCATCAACCACATATGGCTCGGGAATTGCATCAGTGGGACAGGCATCTATGCATCGGGAACAAGTACCACAATAGTCTTTCATCGGTCCATCAGGCACTAGTTCCAAATCAATAATTAGTTCCGCTAAGAAGAAAAAACTTCCCATCTCACGATTGAGCAATAAGGTGTTTTTCCCCACCCAACCTAAGCCAGCTTTAGCTGCCCAGGCTCGCTCATGAACTGGCGCCGAATCCACAAAAGCCCGACCGGAGATCGCTCCAATTTGCTCCTGTAGCTTGTCTAAAAAGTCGTGGAGCTTTTGTTTGATTACATGATGGTAATCCTGGCCATACGCGTACTTGGCAATCTTGGGCCCGTTGGACTCGTGTATCTTGTCCGGATAATAATTATAGATCAATGAAACCACAGATTTAGCTCCGGGTACCAGCCTGGTTGGATCAAGGCGCTTTTCGAAATGGTTTTCCAGATAGCCCATCTGACCTTGATAACCTCTTTTGAGCCAGGTTTCGAGTTTTGAGGCCTCTTCTTCTAAAAAGGCCGCTTTTGAGATACCACAAAAATCAAATTGGAGGTCTTTGGCAATGGATTTGACTAAAGCGGTGTGCTTGTCAATGTTCAAAACAACGTGCCCATTTTTTGCGGGGGAATCTCACCCAAATGCTGATAGGCCAATTCGGTCGCCTGACGTCCACGAGCAGTTCTCTTGATGAAGCCTTCCATGATCAAGAACGGCTCATAAACTTCCTCGATGGTTTCCGCTTCTTCACCACAAGCGGTAGCAATGGTAGAAAGCCCTACCGGTCCCCCTTTGAATTTCGTGATGATGGTGGCAAGGATACGATTATCCATTTCATCCAAGCCATGATCGTCTACATCCAGGGCATTCAACGCCATTTTTGCAATGTCGAGCGTGATAGACCCATCTCCTTTTACCTGAGCAAAATCCCGGGTTCTTCTAAGAAGGTTGTTTGCTATCCTTGGGGTACCTCGGCTTCGTCTGGCTATTTCGTATGCGGCTTCTTCATCGATGGCTGCCCCCAAAATATCTGCGGATCTGCCCACTATACGCGTCAAGAGCTTCGCATCGTAGTATTCCAACCGGGCGTTGATCCCGAATCGTGCTCTTAGAGGAGCAGTTAATAATCCGGAGCGAGTAGTAGCTCCTATTAATGTGAATGGATTCAATCCAATTTGCACCGTACGGGCATTTGGACCGGAATCAAGCATGATGTCGATCTTGTAATCTTCCATCGCTGAATACAGGTATTCTTCCACGATGGGATTCAATCGGTGGATCTCATCAATGAACAGCACATCGTGATCTTCCAGATTGGTAAGCAAGCCAGCTAATTCTCCAGGTTTATCCAGCACTGGCCCACTGGTGATCTTGATATTTGAGCCTAATTCATTGGCAATGATGTGAGAGAGGGTAGTTTTTCCCAGGCCAGGAGGGCCGTGCAATAGTACATGATCGAGGGGTTCACCACGCATTTTTGCCGCCCCTACAAAGATTTTGAGGTTGTCAACCACCTTTTGCTGCCCACTAAAGTCTTCGAAACTAAGCGGCCGCAGTGCTTTCTCAAACTCTTTCTCCGATGATGACAAGTCGTCACCTTCACCCGTTAAATAATCTTCTCTCATTGCTGAAAAACAAATATAGAGGGATTGGATTTTAGAATATGTCGATGACGTAATATTGCGTAAATTTTCGGGACATGCCTTCACGCGCCATCCGGGTCATCGGAGTTCTGCTTTTTGCCATTGCATTTGTCTATTTCATACGGCTGTCGAATTCGGACGAGCCAACCCAACAGGAATTTACCGGCCAAACCATGGGCACCATTCCGTACACGGTAAAGGTGATTTCCAAAGAGTCCCTTCCTATCAGCTATGGCATTGATTCTGTGCTGAAAGCATTTAACCAATCTTTGTCCACCTATATCCCGGATTCGGAAATCTCCACATTTAACCGACTGGACTCGTTGGTTTATGAAAGCGAGATGTTTTATCCCGTTTTGGAAA
Coding sequences within:
- the queG gene encoding tRNA epoxyqueuosine(34) reductase QueG; protein product: MNIDKHTALVKSIAKDLQFDFCGISKAAFLEEEASKLETWLKRGYQGQMGYLENHFEKRLDPTRLVPGAKSVVSLIYNYYPDKIHESNGPKIAKYAYGQDYHHVIKQKLHDFLDKLQEQIGAISGRAFVDSAPVHERAWAAKAGLGWVGKNTLLLNREMGSFFFLAELIIDLELVPDGPMKDYCGTCSRCIDACPTDAIPEPYVVDGSKCISYLTIELKESIPEAFKGKMEGWAFGCDICQDVCPWNRFSKPNAEPAFQPQGWEGFQEQDWMELTEETFRKVFKKSAVKRTKFAGLQRNLQFIRSK
- the ruvB gene encoding Holliday junction branch migration DNA helicase RuvB; translated protein: MREDYLTGEGDDLSSSEKEFEKALRPLSFEDFSGQQKVVDNLKIFVGAAKMRGEPLDHVLLHGPPGLGKTTLSHIIANELGSNIKITSGPVLDKPGELAGLLTNLEDHDVLFIDEIHRLNPIVEEYLYSAMEDYKIDIMLDSGPNARTVQIGLNPFTLIGATTRSGLLTAPLRARFGINARLEYYDAKLLTRIVGRSADILGAAIDEEAAYEIARRSRGTPRIANNLLRRTRDFAQVKGDGSITLDIAKMALNALDVDDHGLDEMDNRILATIITKFKGGPVGLSTIATACGEEAETIEEVYEPFLIMEGFIKRTARGRQATELAYQHLGEIPPQKMGTLF